The sequence below is a genomic window from Coffea arabica cultivar ET-39 chromosome 4c, Coffea Arabica ET-39 HiFi, whole genome shotgun sequence.
GTCTGATGTGAGGTTATAGCCGGAATGACCATTTCAACCACTATGTCGTCCTGCAGATTTCTTGTCAGTATCTAAAACCAATGCATTTTCCATTTGAAGGTTCTTATAAAACTCAGTAATTTTTTCTTTGTGAAAAAGAATAAGTTTCATGCATAACAGCAGCAATTTGCAAGCCTTCCATTTTAAGTCATATGGGTAAATAAAGCTGGAGGACTTCAAAATGCTCAATGCTGACTGAGTGAAAACCTCAGAAGACCTTTTCAGTTACCACATTTCAGCCCCAAAACGTTCCCTAAAGTTAGGATCACATCACACAGATTGTAGGAATAATAACAACAAAACAGGGTACCCAAGAGGCTCCAACTCACGGGTTGCAACACAAGATCAACATTGCAGACAAAATGTGTAAAGATTAAACAATTCTAGGGTAGAAGAACCAAATGAAAATAAGAGCAGAGACTTACAGCTTTCCTGTAGATTGCACCTTGGAAATACACCAGTGTGGGCCGTTTTTCAAATGGGGCTGAGTCACTAGATGAAATTGTCTTCACCATATGTTTATAGGGAGCAATTATATCCTTGTCAAGATTTGCTACATGAGGAGGGTATCTTCCAAAATCTGCAAGCACAAACTTGGCAGAATGCAACTTCTTCCTTGCATTCAACAAACTATTCGGATGGTGGGCTACAATCAAATGATCTTTCCCATGCAATCGTTTCCACTCATCCCTATCCTTCAGAAACTCAACTAATTTATCTTGCAGTAATCGGTTCACACTGACTTTCTCCTTCCCGTGAAGCTTAGAATGACGGTTGTAACTTAGAGATGCAAAGAATGGCACAAACAGGATATCTGCTTCAGTCGAATGCTCCACTCTGATGGCAGTACATGGTCTATCTAcatttggagaatttgatgatagGAGATCAAGTGTGAGCCAGTACTCAATGCTGTGTTGTAAATTCAAACCACCAGGATATGAAGGTACTTGATGCAGATCACTAACATCAGGCCACAATTGATTCACACCTCCTCTCCAAttcaacaatccaaaatgaaattCAGCAGGCAAGTCATACATATAGACCCTAAGAagagccttacttggatcacaTTTTACTCTCCTTGCATCATGTCCTAGTCCATCCAACTTCTCAGTGAAATTCACATAAGGAACCTCTTCATTTCTAACTTCTTCAGTAGTTAAAGTTTCAGAAGGGTTGACATTGTCTTTCGAGCAACTAGATGGACTATTGACAAGGAAAACCTGAAGAACCGAGATGTTTCTGAAAGAACTGCCACAAAATTGGAAGAGGGACAATGATGAAAGAAGTAAAAGAAACAGCGAAAGGCCTATCAGGCAAGAAAGAAACCTTGAGGGTAGTATACTTTTCTCCGACATTGTAGACATTTTTCAAGAAGCAGAACTGAAAAAAGTCActttcttgaacctcttgaagCTTAGTACCTTCAAGAAGAGAAATTAATGACTTCCTTCCAGGACAAAATGGGCTTAGATTCTACACAAAAAACACCTGTTCCTTTTTAAGAAACAATTAAATGAAGCTCCAGAATAGTGTCAATGCCATCCAAATAAGTAGGAATACTCAAAGGGGTTGCCAATTCAGTCCATAAACTCTAACCTTTCacccaaaatccaaaatttcACATCCCACGAAATAAAAACCGAAGAAAAAGAGAGCTAATTTCCTCTGTATTTGCCTAAGTCTACAATCACTCTCTGTTCTCACCGTTCAGAAGAATCAGGAATATCAACCTGCAGGCAAAATAAATACAGAAGAATAACTAAATATTAAAACTTTCCCAAGAATTTCATCCAAAAGAGGaggtcaagaaaagaaaaaaaaacacacacacacacgcacacgcACGCACGCACGCACGCACCCTTTTCAGCTCAAGAAAAGTAGCAATTCCTAAAGGTATGATCTTTACGAAACAGAACAATACAATATTAACTACAGTAGCTATTTCTTAGGATCTTGGTCATCAAGACTAACTAATTCTTCATgggaaaatatcacaatatcacaaataaaacaaaaatgcaaattacCTAATTAGCTTCTTCTTGAGCTAAATATTGATCGGTTTGAAGCAGACAGGGTCCCAGTTAAGAGAGCATTGCCCGCAGGCACCCAAAAAAGAAGTTTGATCCAGTTGCTCTAATGACAATCTATATATCAATCAAGACTAGTTCTCTAGTCTTTTTATTAATTGACTATTCAGCTTTTTATGCCATTCTTGAAAGTggaccaacaaaaaaaaaaaaaaaaaggagagagtagTTTCAAGACACTTTTGGCGTGCCCAAAAGAACAAAACCCCTTTATTACCGGAATAAATGAATCACTTTTTATTAGGAAGTTTTCCTTGTACGCTGGACAAAATGATGACGTGTCACTGTTTTGGTAGATGGTGCGGAAACTAATGCTTCTTGGCTGTGTTTAGGTACGTTTGGTTTATAATAGACCACGCATTCAATGATCAAAGGTGACCTCATATTATAGGAAGTACAACATGAAAGGCATATGGTACGAGTCCTTTTAATGGGTC
It includes:
- the LOC113740344 gene encoding probable arabinosyltransferase ARAD1, with product MSTMSEKSILPSRFLSCLIGLSLFLLLLSSLSLFQFCGSSFRNISVLQVFLVNSPSSCSKDNVNPSETLTTEEVRNEEVPYVNFTEKLDGLGHDARRVKCDPSKALLRVYMYDLPAEFHFGLLNWRGGVNQLWPDVSDLHQVPSYPGGLNLQHSIEYWLTLDLLSSNSPNVDRPCTAIRVEHSTEADILFVPFFASLSYNRHSKLHGKEKVSVNRLLQDKLVEFLKDRDEWKRLHGKDHLIVAHHPNSLLNARKKLHSAKFVLADFGRYPPHVANLDKDIIAPYKHMVKTISSSDSAPFEKRPTLVYFQGAIYRKAGGIIRQELYYLLKDEKDVHFTFGSIGSNGIKQASHGMAASKFCLNIAGDTPSSNRLFDAIASHCVPVIISDEIELPFEDILDYSEFCIFIRASEAVKSGYLLNLLRGIERDKWTKMWEKLKDIASHYEYQYPSRPGDAVDMIWQAVSRKISGVKSSVHRKTRYERTQILVEGQSSTS